A single genomic interval of Schistocerca americana isolate TAMUIC-IGC-003095 chromosome 2, iqSchAmer2.1, whole genome shotgun sequence harbors:
- the LOC124596592 gene encoding proline-rich protein 4-like: MQLTVSLLTVALAACRVAAIPGVHVEEINGYEDEGYDGGYGGGYGDDHGGHVKIVKIPVPHPVPVAVPHPVPVAVPQPVPIHIKVPERIEVPVVRTVHIPVDKPVPVRVEKIVPVPVVKPVPFHVEKPVPVPVHKPYPVKVPVVKTIHHYIKTGGGHSKW, from the exons ATGCAACTAACG GTGTCTCTACTGACGGTGGCGCTGGCGGCGTGCCGAGTGGCCGCGATTCCCGGAGTTCATGTGGAGGAGATCAACGGCTACGAAGACGAGGGATACGACGGCGGCTACGGCGGCGGCTATGGCGACGACCACGGAGGCCACGTCAAAATCGTCAAGATCCCGGTCCCACATCCGGTTCCGGTGGCCGTGCCGCACCCCGTGCCCGTGGCCGTGCCGCAGCCCGTCCCAATCCACATCAAG GTGCCTGAGCGTATCGAGGTTCCCGTCGTACGTACGGTGCACATACCGGTCGACAAGCCGGTGCCGGTACGTGTGGAGAAGATCGTCCCCGTGCCTGTGGTGAAGCCGGTGCCTTTCCACGTGGAGAAGCCGGTACCCGTGCCCGTGCACAAGCCCTACCCCGTCAAGGTGCCCGTCGTCAAGACCATACACCACTACATCAAGACGGGAGGCGGCCACAGCAAGTGGTGA